The following proteins come from a genomic window of Sesamum indicum cultivar Zhongzhi No. 13 linkage group LG10, S_indicum_v1.0, whole genome shotgun sequence:
- the LOC105172207 gene encoding protein ETHYLENE INSENSITIVE 3-like (The sequence of the model RefSeq protein was modified relative to this genomic sequence to represent the inferred CDS: added 33 bases not found in genome assembly): protein MGIFEEMGFCGNLDYLAAASGEVEFSVQVEPMVKVDEDCSDEEMDVDELERRIWRDKMLLRRLKEQKKTKNEIDGSTKQRHSQEQARRKKMSRAQDGILKYMLKMMEVCRAQGFVYGIIPEKGKPVTGASDNLRPWWKEKVRFDRNGPAALAKYQAENSVPRKVEDLSAATSTPHTLLELQDTTLGSLLSALMQHCDPPQRRFPLEKGIPPPWWPTGDEEWWHQLSLPKDQGPPPYKKPHDLKKAWKVSVLTAVIKHMSPDIAKIRKLVRQSKCLQDKMTAKESATWLAVINQEETLSRNLYPDSYPAPSLADGSRSYLISETNDYDVEGVEDDGNFEVDCKPLDRTSFDFGMATLKNEPIMPPLTPVKGEIIDIDSDFILKRKQMSEDEPIDRKIYTCEFPQCPYNDFRMGFNDRTCRNNHQISCPFRFSSSGNFGPPSYQINNKKPPIFSVPSAETNSAALPMNNDPLTSVSVSGLGIPEDGQKVISELMSSYNGNNQHGNTFHSENFHILEGQNQQQPAAYLQQNDDDSKQGASSQGIFQGTSVPLSSSVFSSSAFQYDQCKSSCNSSFTSNVSDNISDFRFGSPLNSTQLDYFVDPLPKHEVSLWYL from the exons ATGGGTATATTTGAGGAAATGGGTTTCTGTGGTAATCTTGATTATCTCGCCGCAGCTTCTGGGGAAGTGGAGTTTTCTGTGCAAGTTGAACCGATGGTGAAGGTTGATGAAGACTGCAGCGATGAGGAGATGGATGTTGATGAGCTAGAAAGGAGGATCTGGAGAGATAAGATGCTCTTGCGGCGGCTTAAGGAGCAGAAGAAGACCAAGAATGAGATTGATGGTAGCACAAAACAACGTCACTCCCAGGAGCAAGCACGAAGGAAGAAAATGTCCCGGGCACAAGATGGCATCTTGAAGTATATGTTGAAGATGATGGAGGTTTGTAGAGCTCAAGGTTTTGTCTACGGCATCATTCCTGAGAAAGGAAAACCAGTCACGGGTGCCTCTGACAATCTTCGTCCATGGTGGAAAGAGAAAGTCAGATTTGATCGCAATGGGCCAGCTGCATTAGCCAAGTATCAGGCAGAGAATTCAGTCCCCAGAAAAGTTGAGGATCTGAGTGCAGCGACCTCAACTCCTCATACTCTTCTGGAGCTACAGGACACCACACTTGGCTCCTTGTTGTCAGCTTTGATGCAGCACTGTGATCCGCCCCAAAGGCGGTTCCCCTTAGAGAAGGGTATTCCCCCACCTTGGTGGCCTACCGGAGATGAGGAATGGTGGCATCAACTAAGTTTACCTAAGGATCAAGGACCTCCCCCATATAAGAAGCCGCATGATTTGAAGAAGGCTTGGAAGGTTAGCGTTCTCACTGCTGTAATCAAACACATGTCCCCTGATATTGCCAAGATTCGCAAGCTTGTTCGTCAGTCGAAATGCCTGCAGGATAAGATGACTGCCAAGGAGAGTGCAACTTGGCTTGCTGTTATCAACCAAGAGGAGACTCTGTCCAGAAATCTGTATCCTGATAGCTATCCAGCACCATCCTTGGCTGATGGGAGCAGGTCGTATTTGATCAGTGAAACCAATGACTATGATGTTGAAGGAGTTGAAGATGATGGGAATTTTGAGGTGGACTGTAAGCCACTCGACCGAACTTCTTTCGACTTTGGGATGGCTACACTTAAAAATGAGCCTATCATGCCACCATTAACTCCAGTGAAGGGAGAGATCATTGATATAGATTCCGATTTTATTCTGAAAAGGAAACAGATGTCA TGTGAGTTTCCTCAATGCCCTTACAACGACTTTCGCATGGGATTTAATGACCGAACATGCAGGAACAACCACCAAATTAGTTGCCCATTCCGCTTCAGTTCTTCTGGAAATTTTGGTCCACCAAGTTATCAGATAAACAACAAGAAGCCACCCATATTTTCAGTGCCGTCTGCTGAAACCAACTCGGCTGCTCTGCCCATGAATAACGACCCTCTGACTTCTGTGAGCGTTTCTGGACTTGGAATTCCAGAAGACGGCCAAAAAGTTATTTCTGAGCTCATGTCTTCCTATAATGGTAATAATCAGCATGGCAATACCTTTCATTCCGAGAATTTTCACATTCTTGAAGGTCAGAACCAACAGCAGCCAGCAGCATATCTGCAACAAAATGATGATGACTCCAAACAGGGAGCTTCATCCCAAGGAATATTTCAGGGAACCAGTGTTCCGTTGAGTAGTTCGGTCTTTTCATCATCAGCATTCCAGTATGATCAGTGCAAGTCTTCATGCAATTCCTCATTTACCAGCAATGTGTCTGACAATATTTCCGACTTCAGATTTGGTTCTCCCCTCAATTCTACACAACTTGACTACTTTGTCGATCCACTACCAAAGCATGAAGTGTCTTTGTGGTATCTTTGA
- the LOC105172208 gene encoding major allergen Pru ar 1-like, protein MGAITYDIEIPSSIPASKMFKAVVLDVDTLIPKIMPQAIKNVEILEGDGGVGTIKIIHFGEGSQYKSAKHRVDAIDTENLTHSYTIVEGDALAGVLESITYHVKIVPTEDGGCICKNRSIYHTKGDVEINEEKIKEGKEKALQMFRAIEAYLQTNPDA, encoded by the coding sequence ATGGGTGCCATCACTTATGATATTGAGATTCCTTCCTCAATCCCAGCCTCCAAGATGTTTAAGGCCGTTGTCCTCGATGTAGACACCCTTATTCCTAAGATCATGCCTCAAGCTATTAAGAACGTCGAAATCTTGGAAGGAGATGGCGGTGTTGGAACCATCAAGATCATCCATTTTGGTGAAGGAAGCCAGTATAAGAGTGCAAAGCACCGTGTTGATGCTATTGACACGGAGAATTTGACCCACAGCTACACCATTGTTGAGGGTGATGCTCTGGCGGGCGTTCTTGAATCAATCACTTATCATGTGAAGATTGTGCCGACAGAAGATGGAGGATGCATCTGCAAGAACAGGAGCATTTACCACACCAAGGGAGATGTTGAGATTAATGAAGAGAAGATCAAGGAAGGAAAGGAGAAGGCATTGCAGATGTTCAGGGCCATTGAGGCTTACCTTCAAACCAATCCTGATGCGTAA
- the LOC105172209 gene encoding major allergen Pru ar 1-like yields the protein MGVITYDIEIPSSIPAAKMFKAVVLDADTLIPKIMPQAIKNVQVLEGDGGVGTVKIIHFGEGSQYKSAKHRIDAIDTENLTHSYTIVEGDALAGVLESITYHVKIVPTEDGGCICKNRSIYHTKGDVEITEEKIKEGKEKAMQMFKAIEAYLQANA from the coding sequence ATGGGTGTCATCACTTACGATATTGAGATTCCTTCCTCAATCCCGGCCGCCAAGATGTTTAAGGCCGTCGTTCTCGATGCAGACACCCTTATTCCTAAAATCATGCCTCAGGCTATTAAAAACGTCCAAGTCTTGGAAGGAGATGGTGGTGTGGGAACTGTCAAGATCATCCATTTTGGCGAGGGCAGCCAGTATAAGAGTGCTAAGCACCGTATTGATGCTATTGACACGGAGAATTTGACCCACAGCTATACCATTGTTGAGGGTGATGCTCTGGCCGGCGTTCTTGAATCAATCACTTATCATGTGAAGATTGTGCCGACAGAAGATGGAGGATGCATCTGCAAGAACAGGAGCATTTACCACACCAAGGGCGACGTTGAGATCACTGAAGAGAAAATCAAGGAAGGAAAGGAGAAGGCAATGCAGATGTTCAAGGCCATTGAAGCTTACCTCCAAGCCAATGCCTAA